A genome region from Microbacterium sp. CGR2 includes the following:
- the carA gene encoding glutamine-hydrolyzing carbamoyl-phosphate synthase small subunit, with protein sequence MTSLPETAVLVLEDGTRHTGRAYGARGRTLGEVVFATGMSGYQETLTDPSYAGQIVLQTAPHIGNTGMNDEDTESRRIWVAGYIVRDPSRVVSNWRANASLDDVLVHDGIVGISGIDTRSITRHIRSAGSMRGGIFSGADAALDPEEQVRIVRAAPEMAGRNLSAEVSVESATVTPATGERIGNLAVLDLGVKQATIDNLAARGFEVHVLPQHVTIDEIRAVDPVAVFYSNGPGDPAASGDHVELLRAVLDDGLPFFGICFGNQLLGRALGLGTYKLPFGHRGINQPVLDKSTGRVEITAHNHGFAVEAPLEGSFDSPHGYGKVEVSHVGLNDNVVEGLRALDIPAFSVQYHPEAAAGPHDANYLFDRFAAMVRENKDAK encoded by the coding sequence ATGACCTCCCTGCCTGAAACCGCTGTCCTCGTCCTCGAAGACGGCACCCGTCACACCGGACGCGCCTATGGCGCACGCGGCCGTACGCTCGGCGAAGTGGTCTTCGCCACCGGCATGTCCGGCTATCAGGAGACTCTCACCGACCCGTCGTACGCAGGTCAGATCGTCTTGCAGACGGCGCCGCACATCGGCAATACCGGCATGAACGACGAAGACACCGAGTCGCGTCGTATCTGGGTGGCGGGCTACATCGTCCGCGACCCCTCTCGCGTCGTCTCGAACTGGCGCGCGAACGCCTCGCTCGACGACGTCCTCGTGCACGACGGGATCGTCGGGATCAGCGGCATCGACACGCGGTCGATCACCCGCCACATCCGGTCGGCGGGCTCGATGCGCGGCGGCATCTTCTCCGGTGCCGACGCCGCTCTCGACCCGGAGGAGCAGGTGCGGATCGTGCGTGCCGCGCCCGAGATGGCCGGTCGCAACCTCTCCGCCGAGGTCTCGGTGGAAAGCGCCACCGTCACGCCGGCGACGGGGGAGCGCATCGGCAACCTGGCTGTCCTCGACCTGGGCGTGAAGCAGGCCACGATCGACAACCTCGCCGCGCGGGGATTCGAAGTGCACGTCCTCCCGCAGCACGTGACGATCGATGAGATCCGCGCCGTCGACCCGGTGGCGGTCTTCTACTCGAACGGCCCCGGTGACCCGGCAGCATCCGGCGATCATGTCGAACTGCTGCGCGCGGTGCTGGACGACGGCCTGCCGTTCTTCGGCATCTGCTTCGGCAATCAGCTCCTCGGGCGGGCCCTCGGCCTCGGCACCTACAAGCTTCCGTTCGGTCATCGCGGCATCAACCAGCCGGTGCTCGACAAGTCCACAGGGCGGGTGGAGATCACCGCGCACAACCACGGCTTCGCGGTCGAGGCGCCGCTGGAAGGCTCCTTCGACAGCCCGCACGGCTACGGCAAGGTCGAGGTCAGCCACGTCGGGCTGAACGACAACGTGGTCGAGGGTCTGCGAGCCCTCGACATCCCGGCCTTCTCGGTGCAGTACCACCCGGAGGCAGCCGCCGGCCCGCACGACGCCAACTATCTCTTCGACCGATTCGCGGCGATGGTCCGCGAGAACAAGGACGCCAAGTAA
- a CDS encoding dihydroorotase, giving the protein MSETLVITGAQLVGAKSADIIIEDGVITEIGSGLSRAGARVIDADGLVALPGLVDLHTHLREPGYEASETILTGTKAAAAGGFTAVFAMPNTSPVADTAGVVEQELALGEAAGYATVQPIGAVTVGQKGERLAELGAMATSRAQVRVFSDDGFCVFDPLIMRRALEYVKSFDGVIAQHAQDPRLTEGAQMNEGIVSADLGLAGWPAVAEESIIARDVLLAEHVGSRLHVCHLSTAGSVDIIRWAKKRGIAVTAEVTPHHLLLTDELVRGYDARYKVNPPLRREEDVLAVREGLADGTIDIVATDHAPHPSEHKACEWQAAANGMVGLESALRVVHQSMVQTGLLDWSDVARVMSATPARIGQLAGHGTPLEVGHPGHLALYDASAEGVFTEADLHGRSVNSPYLGRELPGRVEYTVHGGTLTVDGAVVVTELNA; this is encoded by the coding sequence GTGAGCGAGACCCTCGTCATCACCGGGGCACAGCTGGTCGGCGCGAAGAGCGCCGACATCATCATCGAAGACGGTGTCATCACCGAGATCGGTTCAGGACTGAGTCGTGCGGGTGCGCGCGTCATCGACGCCGACGGACTGGTGGCACTTCCCGGCCTCGTCGATCTGCACACCCATCTCCGCGAACCAGGGTATGAGGCATCCGAGACGATCCTGACCGGCACCAAGGCCGCAGCAGCGGGAGGATTCACGGCCGTCTTCGCGATGCCGAACACCTCACCGGTGGCCGACACCGCCGGGGTGGTCGAGCAGGAGCTCGCGCTCGGTGAGGCCGCCGGTTACGCCACGGTGCAGCCCATCGGCGCGGTGACCGTCGGGCAGAAGGGCGAGCGTCTCGCCGAGCTCGGAGCGATGGCCACGTCTCGGGCGCAGGTCCGCGTCTTCAGCGACGACGGCTTCTGCGTGTTCGATCCGCTCATCATGCGCCGTGCGCTCGAGTATGTGAAGTCGTTCGACGGTGTGATCGCGCAGCATGCGCAGGATCCGCGTCTCACCGAGGGTGCTCAGATGAACGAGGGCATCGTGTCCGCCGACCTGGGTCTCGCCGGTTGGCCCGCCGTCGCCGAAGAGTCGATCATCGCCCGCGACGTGCTGCTGGCCGAGCACGTCGGTTCGCGTCTGCATGTCTGCCACCTCTCCACCGCGGGGTCGGTCGACATCATCCGGTGGGCCAAGAAACGCGGCATCGCCGTCACCGCCGAGGTCACCCCTCACCACCTGCTGCTCACCGACGAACTGGTGCGCGGATACGACGCCCGGTACAAGGTCAATCCGCCGTTGCGCCGAGAAGAAGACGTCCTCGCGGTGCGAGAAGGCCTCGCCGACGGCACGATCGACATCGTGGCGACCGACCATGCTCCGCACCCCAGTGAACACAAGGCGTGCGAATGGCAGGCGGCCGCCAACGGCATGGTGGGCCTGGAGAGCGCTCTGCGGGTCGTGCACCAGTCGATGGTGCAGACCGGTCTCCTCGATTGGTCGGATGTGGCCAGAGTCATGAGCGCGACGCCCGCCCGCATCGGGCAGCTCGCCGGTCACGGCACACCGCTCGAGGTGGGTCACCCCGGGCACCTCGCGCTCTACGACGCCTCTGCCGAAGGCGTGTTCACCGAAGCCGATCTTCACGGCCGGAGTGTGAATTCGCCGTACCTGGGGCGCGAGCTTCCGGGCCGGGTGGAGTACACCGTGCACGGCGGAACGCTCACGGTCGACGGCGCAGTCGTGGTCACGGAGTTGAACGCATGA
- the pyrF gene encoding orotidine-5'-phosphate decarboxylase produces the protein MSPGFGERIRQALHARGPLCVGIDPHAKLLAEWGLPDDATGVREFGLRTVEAAADRVAVVKPQVSFFERFGSRGIAALEDVLSAARSAELIVIADAKRGDIGSTMNDYAAAWLTPGSALEADALTVSPFLGVGALDGAFELATRHGKGLFVLAATSNPEAARLQQARGMSGATVSAEVIADVSAHNADAGAAGHWGDFGFVIGATVDWASAGIEPFRPIAPILAPGFGAQGATPARLRDRFGIMAEAVIASESRSILSTGPDGIAEAITSRAAEYRKVVNV, from the coding sequence GTGAGCCCAGGCTTCGGCGAACGCATCCGCCAGGCACTCCATGCTCGAGGCCCCCTGTGCGTGGGCATCGACCCGCACGCGAAACTCCTGGCCGAGTGGGGACTGCCGGACGATGCGACCGGTGTCCGCGAGTTCGGTCTGCGAACCGTGGAAGCGGCAGCAGACCGCGTGGCCGTCGTGAAACCGCAGGTGTCGTTCTTCGAACGGTTCGGTTCGAGGGGCATCGCTGCACTCGAGGATGTGCTGTCGGCAGCGCGTTCGGCGGAGTTGATCGTCATCGCCGATGCCAAGCGCGGCGATATCGGTTCCACCATGAACGATTACGCGGCCGCCTGGTTGACGCCCGGTTCTGCGCTGGAGGCGGACGCCCTCACGGTGAGTCCGTTCCTGGGAGTCGGCGCTCTGGACGGAGCTTTCGAGCTCGCCACCCGTCACGGGAAGGGGCTGTTCGTCCTCGCTGCGACGAGCAACCCCGAGGCCGCCCGGCTGCAGCAAGCGAGGGGGATGAGCGGAGCCACCGTCTCGGCCGAGGTCATCGCGGATGTCTCCGCGCACAATGCGGACGCCGGGGCCGCGGGGCACTGGGGTGATTTCGGGTTCGTGATCGGCGCGACCGTCGACTGGGCATCCGCCGGGATCGAGCCGTTCCGACCCATCGCTCCGATCCTCGCCCCGGGCTTCGGCGCGCAGGGAGCCACTCCGGCCCGACTGCGCGACCGTTTCGGGATCATGGCGGAAGCGGTGATAGCGAGCGAGAGCCGCAGCATCCTGTCGACCGGACCGGACGGGATCGCTGAGGCGATCACATCCCGCGCCGCCGAATATCGGAAGGTCGTCAATGTCTGA
- the rpoZ gene encoding DNA-directed RNA polymerase subunit omega — protein sequence MAGHHTKGIIDPPIDNLLDRVDSKYELVIYAAKRARQINDYYSDLHEGNLFDNVGPLVDSSVEDKPLTIALHEINEDKLRLRHAE from the coding sequence ATGGCCGGACACCACACCAAGGGCATCATCGATCCCCCCATCGACAACCTGCTCGACCGTGTCGACTCGAAGTACGAACTCGTCATCTACGCGGCGAAGCGCGCGCGCCAGATCAACGACTACTACTCCGACCTTCACGAGGGCAACCTCTTCGACAACGTCGGCCCGCTCGTCGACTCCTCCGTCGAAGACAAGCCGCTGACCATCGCACTCCACGAGATCAACGAGGACAAGCTCCGTCTCCGTCACGCCGAGTGA
- a CDS encoding aspartate carbamoyltransferase catalytic subunit: MRHLLDTRTLDRGTALRILDIAEDMADTQSREVKKLPTLRGKTVVNLFFEDSTRTRISFEAAAKRLSADVINFAAKGSSVSKGESLKDTAQTLEAIGADAVVVRHPGSGAPQTLATSGWISAGVVNAGDGTHEHPTQALLDAFTIRKRRFGRDSRGRDLTGLRIVIVGDVLHSRVARSNLWLLTTLGAEVTLVAPPTLVPQNVSLWPVRVVFDLDEALAEGPDAVMMLRIQLERMNAAYFPTEREYSRRWGLDALRVAGLPDGSIVMHPGPMNRGLEISSEAADSARSTVLEQVTNGVSVRMAVLYLLLAGERDDERGGDL, encoded by the coding sequence ATGAGACACCTCCTCGACACCCGAACCCTCGACCGTGGCACCGCTCTGCGGATCCTCGACATCGCGGAGGACATGGCCGACACGCAGTCCCGCGAGGTCAAGAAACTTCCGACACTGCGCGGCAAGACCGTCGTCAACCTCTTCTTCGAGGATTCGACCCGGACGCGCATCTCGTTCGAGGCGGCCGCCAAACGGCTGTCCGCCGACGTCATCAACTTCGCTGCCAAGGGCTCCAGCGTCTCCAAAGGCGAGAGCCTGAAAGACACCGCGCAGACGCTCGAGGCCATCGGCGCGGATGCCGTGGTGGTGCGGCATCCTGGTTCTGGCGCACCGCAGACGCTGGCGACGAGCGGCTGGATCTCGGCCGGCGTCGTGAACGCCGGCGACGGCACCCACGAGCACCCGACACAGGCACTGCTGGACGCTTTCACGATTCGCAAGCGCCGCTTCGGTCGAGACAGTCGCGGTCGGGATCTCACTGGACTCCGCATCGTGATCGTCGGGGATGTCCTGCACTCGCGGGTGGCGCGATCGAATCTCTGGTTGCTGACCACCTTGGGAGCCGAGGTCACCCTCGTCGCTCCTCCTACGCTGGTGCCGCAGAACGTTTCCCTGTGGCCCGTCCGCGTCGTCTTCGACCTCGACGAGGCCTTGGCGGAGGGGCCCGATGCCGTCATGATGCTGCGCATCCAGCTCGAGCGCATGAATGCCGCGTATTTCCCGACTGAGCGGGAGTATTCGCGGCGCTGGGGGTTGGACGCGCTGCGTGTGGCCGGCCTGCCGGACGGTAGCATTGTGATGCACCCCGGACCCATGAACCGGGGACTGGAGATCTCCTCGGAGGCCGCCGATTCCGCCCGCTCCACGGTGCTGGAGCAGGTGACGAACGGGGTCTCCGTGCGTATGGCGGTGCTGTACCTGCTGCTGGCAGGAGAACGAGACGACGAACGAGGGGGAGACCTGTGA
- the pyrR gene encoding bifunctional pyr operon transcriptional regulator/uracil phosphoribosyltransferase PyrR, translating to MSARTVLHQADISRALTRIAHEILESNRGADDLVLLGIPTRGVTLAHRLAQLVGDIAQTSVAVGALDVTLFRDDLSKHPTRSPRPTEIPAGGVDGKTVVLVDDVLFSGRSIRAALDAIQSIGRPAVVRLAILVDRGHRELPIRPDFIGKNIPSARTERVNVRLQETDGAEEVTIGE from the coding sequence ATGAGCGCACGCACTGTGCTGCACCAGGCCGACATATCGCGGGCGTTGACCCGCATCGCGCACGAGATCCTCGAATCGAACCGCGGTGCCGATGACCTCGTCCTGCTGGGCATCCCGACCCGCGGAGTCACGCTGGCACACCGGCTCGCGCAGCTCGTCGGCGACATCGCGCAGACATCGGTCGCCGTCGGAGCATTGGATGTCACTCTGTTCCGCGACGACCTCTCCAAGCACCCGACGCGATCTCCTCGGCCGACGGAGATCCCCGCCGGCGGCGTCGACGGCAAGACGGTCGTGCTCGTCGATGACGTGCTGTTCTCGGGGCGCAGCATCCGCGCGGCGCTCGATGCCATCCAGTCGATCGGTCGCCCGGCCGTCGTGCGCCTGGCCATCCTCGTCGACCGCGGTCACCGCGAACTTCCGATCCGGCCCGACTTCATCGGGAAGAACATCCCTTCCGCTCGCACCGAGCGGGTCAACGTGCGCCTGCAGGAGACCGACGGCGCCGAGGAGGTGACGATCGGCGAATGA
- the gmk gene encoding guanylate kinase — MSEQRRTVPEVDRAAAARRAVERRRARASLKRDLTMRVVTPQTVLHRATADAESVEGSMRITDFLLALPAIGAGKRDRVLEELHISPVKRLGGLGARQRRVLETWLDGRFPVLEPRGARSRLLVLAGPTAVGKGTVAAHIREHNPEIHLSVSATTRPPRPGEIDGVHYFFVDDAEFDRLIAEDALLEYAVVHNRSRYGTPRAPIDAALAEGKTVLLEIDLQGARQVRKAEPAATLIFLLPPSWDELVHRLVGRGTEEAEERARRLRTAKVELAAQNEFDHLIVNEDVAAAAAEVVELSSSSAR; from the coding sequence ATGTCTGAGCAGCGTCGGACGGTTCCTGAGGTCGACCGCGCGGCAGCGGCACGCCGAGCCGTGGAACGGAGACGAGCCAGAGCGTCACTGAAGCGTGATCTCACCATGCGCGTCGTCACCCCGCAGACCGTCCTGCATCGAGCGACGGCGGACGCCGAATCCGTCGAGGGCTCGATGCGGATCACGGACTTCCTGCTGGCTCTTCCCGCCATCGGCGCGGGCAAGCGCGACCGCGTGCTGGAGGAACTGCACATCTCACCCGTCAAGCGTCTCGGGGGCCTCGGCGCCCGGCAGCGCCGTGTCCTCGAAACGTGGCTGGACGGACGTTTTCCCGTGCTGGAGCCGAGGGGCGCGCGAAGCCGATTGCTGGTGCTCGCGGGGCCGACGGCCGTGGGCAAGGGCACCGTGGCCGCGCACATCCGCGAGCACAACCCGGAGATCCACCTGTCGGTCTCGGCGACGACGCGGCCGCCGCGCCCCGGTGAGATCGATGGCGTGCACTACTTCTTCGTGGACGATGCCGAGTTCGATCGGCTCATCGCCGAGGACGCACTGCTCGAGTATGCAGTGGTGCACAACCGCTCCCGATACGGCACCCCACGGGCGCCGATCGATGCGGCCCTCGCCGAAGGCAAGACGGTGCTGCTCGAGATCGACCTGCAGGGCGCACGCCAGGTTCGCAAGGCCGAACCCGCGGCGACGCTCATCTTCCTGCTCCCGCCGAGCTGGGATGAGCTGGTGCATCGCCTGGTCGGACGAGGCACTGAGGAGGCGGAGGAGCGGGCCAGGCGCCTGCGCACGGCGAAGGTCGAACTGGCGGCTCAGAACGAGTTCGACCACCTCATCGTGAACGAGGACGTCGCCGCCGCGGCTGCCGAGGTCGTAGAATTGTCTTCAAGCTCTGCGCGCTGA
- the carB gene encoding carbamoyl-phosphate synthase large subunit, with protein sequence MPKRDDINSVLVIGSGPIVIGQACEFDYSGTQACRVLREEGVRVILVNSNPATIMTDPDFADATYIEPITWQVIETIIAKERPDAILPTLGGQTALNAAIELHNHGILEKYDVELIGASFEAINKGEDRQIFKQLVLDAGADVADSRIAHTMDEVLAAADELGYPMVVRPSFTMGGLGSGFAYNEQDLRRIAGAGLHDSPTNEVLLEESILGWKEYELELMRDTADNTVVVCSIENVDPVGVHTGDSITVAPALTLTDREYQKLRDIGIDIIRAVGVDTGGCNIQFAVNPDTGRIIVIEMNPRVSRSSALASKATGFPIAKLAAKLALGYRLDEIPNDITGVTPASFEPTLDYVVVKVPRFAFEKFPAADATLTTTMKSVGEAMAIGRNYATALQKALRSLEKRGSSFHWAAEPRSMEELLEIAKVPTDGRIVTLQQALRKGATVEQAFEATAIDPWFLDQIVLINEVAEIVRSAPELDAATLRYAKEHGFSDAQLAELRGTAEEEVREARHGLGIRPVFKTVDTCAGEFPALTPYHYSSYDFETEVAPSERTKVVIIGSGPNRIGQGVEFDYSCVHASFALSDAGFETVMVNCNPETVSTDYDTSDRLYFEPLTLEDVLEVLDAEAASGTILGVVCQLGGQTPLGLAKGIEAAGYTILGTSPAAIDLAEERELFSRLLDDAGLVAPRNGTAIDADGAVRIAEEIGYPVLVRPSFVLGGRGMEIVYDTASLRDYFVRTAGEVIIEEGKPLLVDRFLDDAIELDVDALYDGTDLYIGGVMEHLEEAGIHSGDSSCTLPPVSLGRTDVDRVREATLAIAKGVGVRGLLNVQFAISAGVLYVIEANPRASRTVPFVSKALGIPMAKAASRVMTGSTIAELRAEGMLPEQDGSRVPLDAPVSVKEAVLPFKRFRTADGKTVDSVLGPEMRSTGEVMGIDRDFPTAFAKSQAAAYGGLPTSGTVFISVADSDKRAVILPAHRLQQLGFTIVATEGTAEILSRNGIAVAVVQKYSETQESGAKNIVDLINEGYIDIVVNTPSGGAARADGYEIRAAAVAADKALFTTMAVLGAAVSGMDAADEGFEVKSLQEYALDRKAAL encoded by the coding sequence ATGCCCAAGCGCGACGACATCAACTCCGTCCTCGTCATCGGCTCCGGCCCGATCGTCATCGGCCAGGCCTGCGAGTTCGACTATTCCGGTACCCAGGCGTGCCGTGTGCTGCGTGAAGAGGGCGTGCGGGTCATCCTGGTCAACTCCAACCCGGCGACCATCATGACCGATCCCGACTTCGCCGATGCGACCTACATCGAGCCGATCACGTGGCAGGTCATCGAGACCATCATCGCGAAGGAGCGGCCGGATGCGATCCTGCCGACCCTCGGCGGGCAGACCGCTCTGAACGCCGCGATCGAGCTGCACAACCACGGGATCCTGGAGAAGTACGACGTCGAACTGATCGGCGCCAGCTTCGAAGCGATCAACAAGGGCGAAGATCGACAGATCTTCAAGCAGCTCGTGCTCGACGCGGGTGCGGATGTGGCCGATTCACGTATCGCGCACACGATGGACGAGGTGCTGGCTGCGGCCGACGAGCTCGGCTACCCGATGGTGGTCCGTCCCAGCTTCACGATGGGCGGTCTCGGTTCGGGGTTCGCGTACAACGAGCAGGATCTCCGCCGCATCGCCGGCGCGGGCCTGCACGACTCGCCGACCAACGAGGTGCTCCTGGAGGAGTCGATCCTCGGATGGAAGGAGTACGAGCTCGAGCTCATGCGGGACACCGCCGACAACACGGTCGTGGTCTGCTCCATCGAGAACGTGGATCCCGTCGGCGTCCACACGGGGGACTCGATCACCGTCGCACCCGCGCTGACTCTCACCGACCGCGAATACCAGAAGCTCCGCGACATCGGCATCGACATCATCCGTGCCGTGGGTGTCGACACCGGAGGCTGCAACATCCAGTTCGCAGTGAACCCCGACACCGGACGCATCATCGTCATCGAGATGAACCCGCGTGTCTCCCGATCGAGCGCCCTCGCTTCGAAGGCGACCGGATTCCCGATCGCGAAGCTCGCCGCGAAGCTCGCCCTCGGTTACCGCCTCGACGAGATCCCGAACGACATCACCGGTGTCACACCGGCCAGCTTCGAGCCGACGCTCGACTACGTCGTGGTCAAGGTGCCGCGGTTCGCTTTCGAGAAGTTCCCGGCCGCCGATGCGACGCTCACCACGACCATGAAGTCGGTGGGCGAGGCGATGGCGATCGGCCGCAACTACGCGACGGCTCTCCAGAAAGCCCTGCGATCGCTGGAGAAGCGCGGCTCAAGCTTCCACTGGGCCGCAGAACCGCGGTCGATGGAAGAACTGCTGGAAATCGCGAAGGTGCCCACCGACGGTCGGATCGTCACCCTGCAGCAGGCGCTCCGCAAGGGTGCCACCGTCGAGCAGGCGTTCGAGGCAACGGCGATCGACCCGTGGTTCCTCGACCAGATCGTGCTCATCAACGAGGTCGCCGAGATCGTGCGGTCGGCCCCGGAACTGGATGCCGCCACTCTCCGCTACGCGAAGGAGCACGGATTCTCCGACGCGCAGCTCGCCGAGCTCCGCGGCACGGCTGAGGAAGAGGTGCGCGAGGCACGTCACGGTCTCGGCATCCGCCCGGTCTTCAAGACGGTCGACACCTGCGCGGGCGAGTTCCCCGCGCTGACCCCGTACCACTACTCGAGCTACGACTTCGAAACCGAGGTCGCACCGTCCGAGCGGACCAAAGTCGTCATCATCGGCTCGGGCCCGAACCGCATCGGCCAGGGTGTCGAGTTCGACTACTCGTGCGTGCACGCGTCTTTCGCTCTGTCGGATGCCGGTTTCGAAACGGTGATGGTCAACTGCAACCCGGAAACGGTCTCCACCGACTACGACACGTCCGACCGCCTCTACTTCGAGCCCCTGACGCTCGAAGACGTCCTCGAGGTTCTCGATGCCGAAGCGGCCAGCGGCACCATCCTCGGGGTCGTCTGCCAGCTCGGCGGCCAGACTCCGCTCGGACTCGCGAAGGGCATCGAAGCCGCGGGATACACCATCCTCGGCACCAGCCCCGCCGCGATCGACCTGGCCGAGGAGCGTGAGCTCTTCTCACGGCTGCTCGACGATGCCGGCCTCGTCGCTCCCCGCAATGGAACGGCGATCGACGCGGATGGCGCCGTGCGCATCGCGGAGGAGATCGGCTACCCCGTGCTGGTGCGGCCGAGCTTCGTCCTCGGCGGCCGCGGCATGGAGATCGTCTACGACACCGCGTCGCTGCGCGACTACTTCGTCCGCACCGCCGGCGAGGTCATCATCGAGGAGGGCAAACCCCTTCTCGTCGACCGCTTCCTCGACGACGCGATCGAGCTCGATGTCGACGCCCTCTACGACGGCACCGACCTGTACATCGGTGGCGTGATGGAGCACCTGGAAGAGGCGGGCATCCACTCCGGCGACTCCAGCTGCACGCTTCCCCCGGTATCGCTCGGTCGCACCGACGTCGACAGGGTGCGCGAGGCGACTCTGGCCATCGCGAAGGGCGTGGGCGTGCGCGGCCTGCTCAACGTGCAGTTCGCCATCAGCGCGGGCGTGCTCTATGTGATCGAGGCGAACCCGCGTGCCAGCCGCACGGTGCCGTTCGTGTCCAAGGCCCTCGGCATCCCGATGGCGAAGGCCGCGAGCCGGGTGATGACGGGATCCACCATCGCGGAGCTCCGTGCCGAAGGAATGCTGCCGGAGCAGGACGGCTCACGCGTTCCGCTGGACGCGCCGGTGTCGGTGAAGGAAGCGGTGCTGCCGTTCAAGCGGTTCCGCACCGCAGACGGCAAGACCGTCGACTCCGTGCTCGGCCCTGAGATGCGCTCCACCGGCGAGGTCATGGGCATCGACCGCGACTTCCCGACCGCGTTCGCGAAGAGCCAGGCCGCGGCATACGGGGGCCTGCCCACGTCGGGAACCGTGTTCATCTCGGTCGCCGACTCCGACAAGCGGGCGGTCATCCTGCCGGCCCACCGCCTGCAGCAGCTCGGGTTCACGATCGTCGCGACGGAGGGCACCGCTGAGATCCTGTCGCGGAACGGGATCGCCGTGGCCGTCGTCCAGAAGTACAGCGAGACGCAGGAATCGGGCGCGAAGAACATCGTGGACCTCATCAACGAGGGCTACATCGACATCGTCGTGAACACGCCTTCCGGCGGTGCGGCACGCGCCGACGGCTACGAGATCCGGGCGGCGGCGGTGGCCGCCGACAAGGCTCTCTTCACCACGATGGCAGTCCTGGGGGCAGCCGTGAGCGGAATGGATGCCGCCGACGAAGGCTTCGAGGTGAAGAGTCTTCAGGAGTACGCGCTGGACCGGAAGGCGGCGCTGTGA